The window GCGGACATCCGCATGGACATTCCGCAGGCATGGGCGGCCATCCGGCCAGCATGGGCGGGCACCCGGCCACGCCGCAGGGCGGTCATCCCGGCGGACATCCTGGCGGCGTAGGCGCGCCGCAGATGCCGCGCACCCTGCCCGACGGTACCCCCACCTGCAAGCTCATCGCATGGGAAGTGACCCGTTCGTGCAACCTGGCCTGCAAGCACTGCCGGGCCGAAGCGCACGAGGAACCCTACCCCGGCGAATTTTCCACCGCCGAGGCCAAGGCCCTCATCGACACCTTTCCGCAGGTGGGCAACCCCATCATCATCTTTACCGGGGGCGACCCCATGATGCGGCACGACGTGTACGAACTTATCGCGTACGCCACCGGCCTTGGCCTGCGCTGCGTCATGTCGCCCAACGGCACCCTGATCACGCCGGAAACGGCCCGCATGATGAAGGAAGCGGGCGTGCAGCGCTGCTCCATCTCCATCGACGGGCCGGACGCCGCCAGCCACGACGCCTTCCGGGGCGTGCCCGGCGCGTTCGACGCCTCCCTGCGGGGCATCGAATACCTGAAGCAGGCGGGCATAGAGTTCCAGATCAACACCACCGTCACCCGCGACAACCTCGGCAGCTTCAAGGATATCTTCAAGTTGTGCGAGCGCATCGGCGCGGCGGCGTGGCACATCTTCCTGCTGGTGCCCACCGGGCGCGCGGCGGGCCTTGGCGACCAGGTCATCTCGGCCACGGAATACGAGGAAGTGCTGAACTGGTTCTACGACTTCCGCAAGACCACCTCCATGCACCTGAAAGCCACCTGCGCGCCGCACTACTACCGCATCATGCGCCAGCGGGCCAAGGAAGAGGGCGTGGCCGTAACGCCCGACACCTTCGGCATGGACGCCCTGACGCGCGGCTGCCTTGGCGGCATCGGGTTCTGCTTCATCAGCCACGTGGGGCAGGTGCAGCCGTGCGGCTACCTGGAACTGGACTGCGGCAACGTGCGCGAAACGCCGTTTCCGGAAATTTGGCGCAACACGCACCATTTCAAGCAGTTCCGCGATCAGGAAGCCTACACCGGCAAATGCGGCCCCTGCGAATACCACAAGGTGTGCGGCGGCTGCCGCGCGCGCGCCTACAACATGAGCGGCGACCACATGGCCGAGGAACCGCTGTGCTCGTACACCCCCAGGCGCACCGGCGCGTGCCGCTGACGGAGGCATCATGACCGCATCCCCCGCCGAAAGCGGCGCTGCCCCTGTGATTGATACGGACACTGACACGCTGGACCAGACCGACAAGCGCATCCTGGACGTGATCCAGTCGGACTTTCCCCTGGAATCGCGCCCCTACGCCGTCATCGGCGAAAAGTGCGGCATCACCGAGGCCGAGGCGCTGGCCCGCGTGCGCGCCATGAAGGAACGCAGGCTCATCCGCCGCATGGGGGCCAACTTCCAGTCGGCCAAGCTGGGCTTTCGCTCCACGCTGTGCGCGGCCAAGGTGCCCGACGATGCCATGGACGGGTTCGTGGCCGAGGTGAACCGTCACGTGGGCGTCACCCACAACTACCTGCGCGACCACGAATACAACATCTGGTTCACCTGCATCGGCCCCTCTTGGGACAGCGTGTGCGCCACCCTGGCCGAGATCACCGAAAAGACGGGCATCCCCATCCTGAACCTGCCCGCCACCAAGCTGTTCAAGATCAAGGTCGATTTCCAGATGGCCGAGTAGGTAGCCACCTCACGCATGCTTTGAACGCCAGCCATCCATGTGGCTGGCGTTCATATTTTGACGTATAGTAGGCAAGAACAACCCGAAAACTTCACTCTCACTTTCTCATGGCAAGACGCTCAGATGCATTAGAAACACTATACCTGTGGGTAAAAGCATGCATTTCATGCTACACCAACTATTGCTAGCATCTTTACGGCAGGATCGGAAATTCTTCTTTCACCACATTTCATCAGGTATCATCTTACAGTTGGCAATTTTCGATGGCTTACCGCTGAAGTCACATGTCGAAATATCCAACTTTGATAAAAGCAAATTAGCACTTCTTATACTTGCTTTGTTAATGGCCATTATCTTACTAATTGCATATCATCTCTCCAAAAAAATACCAAAAGCTGTGTGTATATATTTAAATTCGAACAGATATATACTATTTTTAACATCATCACTAAAAGGAACTGCAATAACACTATCTGGAATACTTATTCCATGCTTGATAATTGAACAAAATACTTTTGAAATTACCCTATACATCTACTTAACGCTTTTATTTGCAGAGAGCATGTACCACATAGAGCGTACTGTTGGCATGTGACCTCAAACCTTTCACAACAAAAGGCAGCATGATTTCCACTATACTTGCCACTATTGCCACAGTCTCCCTTGCCGCCATCACCCTGCTGCACGGGGCATGGGTTCTGGGTTCCACCCTGTGGCTCGACAGGGTCATTCCCCGCACGCCCGATTCCGTGGGTGGCCGCCCCCTGTTTGCCATGCCGCGCGGGCTTACCGGCGCGGTGACCCTGGTCTTTGCCCTGCTGGCGCTGCTGCCGGGGCTGACCCTGGGCTGGCTGCCCCTGCCGTCGCCCCGTGTGGCCCCCACGCTGTGCCTGGGCGCGGCGTTCATCTTCGTGGTGCGGGCCATTGGCGACTTCCGGTACTGCGGCCTGTTCCGGCGCATCCGTTCCACCACCTTCGCCCGCTGGGATGCCCGGCTGTACACGCCGCTGTGCCTGCTGCTGGCCGCCTGCTACGGGCTGCTGGGCATCGCCCCGCACTGACGGGCGTTGGCGTCTACGGCATCCGCCTCCCCCAACTCGGCGCACGTAGCCCGGTTGTTCACGCCTTGCCCGTACCCGCCGCCTGCCCTATGGATGGGGCATGGGACGCACCACACACAAGAAGCACACCGGCAAGCGCGGCGCGCAGCCGCCACCCGCCGAAGATTCCCGCCGGAAGCAGGGCAAGCGGGGCGCATCCGGCGCATCCGGAGCATCCGGCGCATCTGGCACGTCCGGCGTATCTAGGGCATCTGGGGCTGACCGCATGGCCTATGCCTCCTGCACCGGGGTACGCCACGCGCCGCCGCGCCTGTCCCTGACCATCCCGCCGGATCGGCTCGACGCCGCCACCTGGGACCAGATCGAAAGTGCTCTGGCCCTGCCCTGCATGGTACATCTGGCCGTCATGCCCGAAGCCCACGCGGGCTACGACCTGTGCATCGGCGGGGTGGCCCTGCTGGACGGGCACATCAGTCCCAGCTTCGTGGGCTACGACATCGGCTGCGGCATGTGCCACGTGAACACCGGCCTGCCCGCAGATGAAGTGCTGCCCGACGAGACCGCGCGGCAACTGCTGTTCGACCGGCTGCGGCTGGCCATTCCCGTGGGCACGGCCACGCGCGCACCCGGCGAATACGACCTGCCGCGCTTCACCAGCGCCAGCGGCGACGCGCAACTGACCGATGCGGTCAATGCGCGCCAGTCCATCCAACTGGCCACCCTGGGCGGCGGCAACCACTTTCTCGAAGTGGGGGTGAACAAACGGGGCGAGATCGGCCTTACCGTGCATTCCGGCTCCCGCCGCTCCGGCTGGGACATCGGGGCATGGTACATGAAGCAGGGCAGGCTGTTACCGCTCGATTCGCGCCTTGGCCGCGCCTACCGGCAGGACATGGACTGGGCGCTGGACTATGCCCTGCTGAACCGCCGCCTGATGCTGGAACACGCCCTGCGCGCGCTGGCCGACGTGCACCGGCAACTGGCCCTGACCACACGCAAGCGCCCTGCCCGCCCCGCCAAACCCACCGGGGGCACCGGGAACACAGACCCCAACGGTCCCACCGTTCAGCCGGACGCCAACGCTTCCGCGATTCCCCGCACTCAGCCGCCCCTTGCCGAACAGGAAATATCCCTGCTGCTGGGCCGCATGATCAACGAAAACCACAACCACGCGGTGATCCTGAACCAGACCGGCCCCTCCGGAGCTCCGCTGGTGCTGCACCGCAAGGGGGCCACTCCGGCGGACGCAGGCCAGCCCGGCGTCATTCCCGCCAACCAGCGGGACGGGGTGTACGTGACGGAGGGGCTCGGCAACGCGGAATACCTGTCCTCGGCCTCGCACGGGGCTGGCCGCCGCATGTCCCGCAACGAGGCGCAGCGCACCATACCACTTGAAAGATTCCGGTCGCAGATGCTCGGCATCGTCTGCCGCGCCGACAAGGGAGTGCTGGACGAGGCCCCGGACGCTTACAAACCCATCGCGGAAGTGCTGGCGGCGCAGGACGGCGTGCTGGTGCGGATCATCGACCACTTCCGCCCGCTGGTGGTGCTGAAGGGGTGATGGGAACCCGGTAGGAGAGGGCCAACAAGATCGCCCCTCGCCCGCCCCTTCGCGCATCGGCTCACCTTTTCCACAAGAGAGGTGACAGGCCATGCACCTCCCTGCCCTTCCATCGCCCGAGGCAACATACTGCGCGTAGCCTCGTGTGACGCCACGCCTTAGCCGAGGGAAACTACCCCGTAAGGAATGCTGTGCGGATTCGCCGGTAGAGGCACCCTCGCATCGCCAAGCCTCCGAGAGCCACGCGCACATTGCATTCCGCCGGGCAGATCACCCGAAGGTGCTTTGACCGAGGGAAGCTGCCCGGCAAGGAATGCGGTGCAGGATGCCCACCGGTAAAGGCACCCTCGCATCGCCATGCCTGCGAGAGCTTTGCGCGCATTGGCGTCACTGGCGGCAGATCACCCGAAGGCGCCTTGCGCCGCTGGGAAGCTGCCGCCGCAGGGACGCCGCGCAGGATACGTTGGGGGTTCAGGGGGCAGCGCCCCCTGAAGCGCGGGGATGCAAGGGGCCATCGCTTAATGGCCCCTTGCCCGCCGGAGGCATAACGAAATCGAGGAGGTTCAACAGGGCTGACGTGCCTTCGTAGAAATCGCCCCCATCAAGGCACAACATCTCCCCCTCTTCCTCCCCTTCCCCTTCCCCTTCCCTCTTCCCCCCAACAAAAAAAGCGCCCGGTCATACCGACCGGGCGCTCTCTTCTCATAGCAAGCCGCGTGGCGGCTCTACACCGCGTAGCGACTAGAAACCGAAACCGTCGTCGCTGGCGCCGGAGGCACCAAAGCCGAAGGTATCGGGCACGCCACCGCTGGTGTCTTCAGCGGGCGCATCGAAGTCGGCCATGGCGCCACCCTCGGCGGCGGCAGCACCGGCGGCACCAGCGGCGGCCACGGGCAGGGCCTTCAGGGCGTCCTTGACGGCGCGGGAAACGATGTCCTTCACGCTGGACTCGATTTCCTTCTCGTCAATGGCCACCTTGCCGTTGAAGGGAGCCAGTTCCTTCTTCAGGTTGGCGATGTCGCCGTTCAGGCTCTGGACCTTCTGCTCGGACTGGCCAAGCTTCTTTTCGAGGTCGGCGGCCTGGCCCTTGAAGGGGGTCAGTTCCTTCACCTGGGCCTGCAAACCGGCCACGGTTTCTTCCAGGTCGGCCACGTTGGCCTTCAGCACGGCGATCTTGTCCAGCACCACGCTGATGCCGGCCAGTTCCGCGGCGGAAATGGGCTGCAGGGACACGTTGTCGCCAAGGCGGCCACATTCCTTCTTCATCCAGTCGTCGTAGTTGCCTTCGGCTTCACCGCACTGCATGAACGCGGGGTTCTGGCTGTACAGCCAGCCCTTGGCCATGGGCGCCACGGCGGCTTCTTCTTCGGTGGCCAGGGCGCGCTGGGCCAGGTACCCCAGCAGGTCGGACACGTCGGCACCGGCTTTCCCGGCAACCAGGCCGAGAACGGTTTCCATCTTGAACACTCTGCGACCTTCGTCAGACATTGCAGCCTCCTGATATCGGAAGAATGACTTCTCGGTTCGTTGTTCCGGCCGGGCGCGCACCGTCGCGCGCCGCCTTCTCTGCCGCTAGCGGCGGCCCATGGCGCGCACGTAGGTGAGCGCGGCGGTACGGTACACAAGGTGGCCGAGCTTCGACCACGGCAGGTAGGCGAACAGCATCCACACCGCCACGAGGTGCACGTAGTACACGCTGTAGGCGACAGGAGCGATGCCCGCGAGGCGGAACAACTGGCTGAGCACGCCGGTGACGGCCACTACCCAGATGACGCCGAGCAGGTACCAGTCGTAGTAGTTCGAGCTGGTCTTCTTGGGATCAAGCGCCTTGCGGCGCACCGTAAGGATGGCCAGGCCCACCAGCAGCATCACCGCGCCGATGTTCGCCAGGATCTTCACGGGGAAGGTCTGGGGCATGGGCGTGTGGACCGCGATGGCCGGAATCACCTTGCCGCCCCAGTGCCCCACGGCCACCACCGCGGTGACGAAGGCCAGGATGACGAAGGCGTACATGAGGGTCATGTGACCCACCTTGCGGTCGGACTTGTCCGCGCCGCAATCCTTGAACTTGGAGTGGGTCACCACTTCCTCGAGCAGCACGTCGACGAGGTGCAGCACCCAGTGCTTGGTCTTGCCGAGCATCATGGTGCGCCCTTCAGGCTGGAACGAGGCGATGAGGTTCTTCGTCCCCTTGAACAGTATCCCCACGGCCGTGAAGAAGGTGAGGATGAAGATGGGGTCGATGGTGAAGTCGCCGGGGAACAGCTTGCCGAACACGATTTCGCCTTCGGGGAAGACGGAACCGTTCACGCTGGCCATGATCATCCAGACCACCGCCCACAGGATGGCCGGAATGGCCACCAGGATGGGCAGGTACTGGGCGGAGGACAGCCACTTGCCCACCACGGAGGGCTGGGTAAGCCGCGCATAGGTCATGTTGCGCAGCGCGGACAGCAGGTCGCCGGGCTTGGCGCCACGGGGGCACAGGTCGGAACAGGTGCCGCAGTTGTGGCACAGCCAGATGTCCACGTCGGACAGCAGCTTGTCCTTCAGGCCCCACGAGGCCCAGACCATCTCCTTGCGGGGATAGGGGTTGTTTATGGGGGAGATGGGACAGGCCACGCTGCAAGTGGCGCACTGGTAGCACTTCTTGAGCGATTCGCCACCGACTGCCTGCAGTTCTTTGACGAACTCAAGATCGGGTTGAATCCTGACGGGTTGAGTCATTTTCCATCTCCTCCTAGTACCCCTTGAACGGGTTCGGACCCTTCTCAAGGATCATGTTCATGAAGTCCTCGATCACGCCGGGGAGCTTGTCGTACTCGTCAATGGCGACTTCGTACTGCTCCACGCGGTCCGGTTCCACGCCAAGGCGGTTCAGCGTCTCGGCAATGTTCTCCTTGCGGCGCCGGCAGATTTCCGAACCCTTGACGAAGTGGCACTGGTAGTCGTCGCCGTACTTGCAGCCCAGCATCATCACGCCGTCGATGCCCTTGGACATGGCGTCGGCAACCCAGATGGCGTTGACCGAGCCAAGGCAGCGCACGGGAATGATGCGCACGTACGGGCTCCAGTGCTTGCCGCGCAGGGCGGCCATGTCCAGCGCGGGGTAGGCGTCGTTCTCGCAGGCCAGGATGATGACGCGGGGGCCGCCCTTCTTCATGTCCGGCGGCACGTTGATCTCGCGGATCATGGAGCCGATCTGGTCGATATTGTAGTTGGCGAAGGAGATGACGCGCTCGGGGCAGGCGCCCATGCACGTGCCGCAGCGGCGGCAGCGGGCCGGGTTCGGCTTCGGCGTGCCCTTTTCATCATCGTCCAGCGCGCCGAAGGGACATTCCTCGGTGCAGCGCTTGCACTGGGTGCAGCGGACGAAGTTGAACAGCGGGTACGACAGGTCGCCCGAGCGGGGGTGCACCGCAACGCCCTTGTTGGCGGATTCAATGCACTGGATGGCCTTCATGGTGGCGCCAACGGCGTCTTCCTCGGCGGCATCCAGCATCATGGGCTGGCGCACGCAACCGGCGGCGTACACGCCCGTGCGGCGGGTTTCGTAGGGGAAGCAGATGTAGTTCGAGTCGGCGTAGCCTTCGAACAGTTCCAGATCCGGGAAGGCCGGGCCCTGGCGGTAGTCGAAGTTGACGATGGGATCCTTGGCGGTGGCGGGCACGATGCCGGTGGGCAGCACCACCATGTCCACGTTGATCTCGATGTCGTCGCCGATCAGGGTCTTGTCGCACAGCACGTTCAGGCTGCCGTTGGCGGCCTGGGTGATGGAACGGATTTCCGCCTTGGACATCATGACGCCCAGGCGGTCCTGCGCGGCCTTGTAGAACCGCTCGTGAATGCCCTGCACCACCATGCTGTCGTACAGGATGAAGGCCTGGCCGCCTTCGAAGGCGTCACACACGTACCCGGCCTGCTTCAGGGCAACAACGCTGCTGATGGCGTTGGAGATGGGCAGGTGGCGCACGCTTTCGTGGTCCTTCACCACCGGGGCGGCGGCTTCGCCTTCCGCCGGGGCGGGGGCTTCGACCGGTGCCTCGGGGGCGCACAGTTCGGCGTAGGGGTCGGCCGGTTCAGCCAACGCGGTGTTCAGGATGAAGGCCACGCGGCGGGCGGTGATGGTGCCCGTCTTGGCCATCTTTTCGAACTCGGCGGCGGTGACCACGTTCTGCAAGGAGCCGTAGCCGAAGGGGGCCAGCACCTTGGTGTCCTGCGGCTGCCAGCCGGTGGCCAGCACCACGGCGCCAACCTTCACTTCCTGTTCGCCGGAAGCAAGGGCGATGGTGGCGGTGAAGTCGCCGGGCTGACCGGACAGCTTGGCCAGCTTGGCCTTGGTGTACACGGTGATGTTGTCGTCAGCCTGCACGGCGGCGATCTTCTTTTCGATGCCGGTATCGTGCACGTCGGTGTAGGGGTGGCTGAGCGGCACGGTCTTCAGAAGGCCCAGGGCGCGACCGCCAAGGTTTTCTTCCTTCTCCACCAGCACCACTTCGTGCCCGGCCAGCGAGCCGTTGACGGCTGCGGTCAGGCCGGTCCAGCCGCCGCCCAGCACCAGGATGCGGCGCACGCCCTCGGAGGGCGAACCGTCGGGCGCGGTGGTCTTTTGCAGCCGCACGACGCCCATGTTCACGTAGTCGGTGACCAGCATTTCAAGCAGTTCGGGGGCCGCTTCAGGGTCGGCCAGCGAGCCGTCGGGGTTCTTGTAGCTCATCACGCCCTGCTCGCGCAGGTTCACGCGGTCCACAAGCACACCCTCGAACTCGTAGAGGTCCCAGTCCACGCGGGGCGAAGCGCCGCACAGCAGCACGCCGTCCAGCCCTTCTTCCTCTATGTCGGCAGCGATCTCGTCACGCGCCTTCTTGTCGGCAAGGACGGGAAAGACCTTGCAGACCGGCGTGAGATCGCCCCATTTGCCGCCCACGGTGTCGGCAAGGGACTCAAGGTCGAGACCGCCTCCGATGCTCGACTGGTCGAAATAGACGCCAATTTTGGTGGCCATTCTGTATTACCTCCCTCTCACCGTTTGAATCGCCTTCAGGGCGGCGCTGGTGCCGGACTGGGCGGTGCGCATCACGTCAAGCGGCTTCTGGGCGCACCCGGCGGCAAAGATGCCCTTTTCCTCGCCGCCGACGATGAAGCCTTCCTCGTCAACGGGCACGTCGAAGGGCAGCTTCTGCCCGGCAAGGCTGGGCTGCATGCCGGTGGCCAGCACGACGAGATCGTAGCGGTACTTGCGCTTTTCGCCCTTCACCGCGTCTTCCACCTCGACGATGACATCGCCGGTGGCGGCGTCTTCCTCGACGCCGGCAACCTTGCCCTTGACCAGGGCGATCTTTTCGTCCGCCTTCACCTTGCGCAGGAACTTGTCATAGCGGCCCGGGGTACGCAGGTCGATGTAGTACACCGTCACTTCCGCGTCGGGGTACTGCTCGCGCACGTACAGGGCCTGCTTGAGGGAGGCCATGCAGCAGATGTAGGAACAGTAGTTCAGGTGGTTCTGGTCGCGCGAGCCCGCACACTGCACGAAGGCCACCTTCTTGGGGGCCTTGCCGTCGGACGGGCGCTTGATCTGCCCGGCGGTGGGGCCGCTGGCCGAGGCCAGGCGCTCCAGCTGCATGTTGGACACGCAGTTGGCGTAGGCGCCCGCGCCAAGGTTGGAAAGCTTGGTCACGTCGTACGGCTTCCACCCGGTGGCGACCACGATGCTGCCCACATTCAGCTCGATGTCGCGGGGGGCTTCGTTCATGTCGCAGAACGCGCTCTTGCCGACCTTCAGCTCGTCGGCACGGGAAAGCGCGGCCTTGTCGAGCACGAAGCGGCTGGGGAAGGCGAACGGCACGCTCATGTACAAAGGCTTGCGCTTGGCGAGGCCCAGTTCGAACTCGTTGTCGACGTCGCTTTCAAGGGAGGAGGCGAGCAGGGAAAGATCGGCGCTGCTCGGCACGGTGCCGCGCGGCTCGATGTGCACCTTTACGGTGTAGTTGCCGGCATCGCCGGACACGGCGGTCACTTCCGCCTGGGTGAAGAACTTGATGCGGGGGTTCTTCTTGATGCGCTGGAACTGGATTTCCAGGCCGCAGGAGGGAGGGCAAAGCTTGGGGAAATACTTGTTCAGCTGCGCAACCCGCCCGCCAAGAAACGGTGTTTTCTCGACGATGTACACTTCATAGCCGACTTCCGCGGCTTCAATGGCGGCCGTAAGTCCGCTGAAACCGCCTCCGACGACGAGTATGGAGTTCGACATTCTCGCTATCCTCCCTACAGTTTATCGGGCCTTCGTCAAAACGGCCTAAGCCCAGACAATAAGGCATGCTTACTGCCCCGGCTTAGGCCGTCCGGGTGAAAGGAGAAAGGGGCGGTTGCGGCTTGCCGCAACCGCCCCTGAAGCTCACCTATTCGGTGGGAATGATCTGGTAGTAGGGCTTCTTGAAGATCTTCGTTTCGCCCTTCTTGGGATCATGCTTGGAGTTCACGAAGCATCTCCACTTGGAGTCGTCGAGGCCCATGAAGTCGGCACGGTAGTAGAAGCCGGGGTAACGGGACTCTTCGCGGAAGCGGATGTGCTGCATGTGCAGGCGCACGGTCCACAGACGGTGGTAGTTTTCCCAGCAGCGCAGCAGTTCGTGCAGGTCACGAGCGGCCAGCTTGAGGGAGTCTTCTTCCATCATGTCCATGAGCGCGAAGCCGGTGTCCAGCGCCGCAGCGGAGGTGGTGTAGTAGGTACCGCAACCACCGCCGTATTCATCGGTGCACTTCACGAGGCGCATCATGAAGTTCTTGGGGCTGATGTAGGTCGGGTTCACCACCGGGTCGGTGGAGGCGTCCTTGCCAGCCAGGTAGTTGTAGTAAGGACGGTAGATGAGCTGCTTCAGCTCTTCGGCCGTTTCCTTGATGGCGGGCTTGAAGCCCTTGTGGTCGATGCACCAGCGGACCATCTGCTTGCCGCAGATACGGCCTTCGGCGTGCGAACCGGAGGAGAACTTGTGGCCGGAAGCGCCCACGCCGTCGGCGCAGGTCCACAGGCCCATGACGGTGGTCATGCGGTTGTAGACCTTGCCGTTGTCCGCGCGCACCTTGTAGTCTTCGGGCACCCAGGCTTCGTCCGGACCGGACACCC of the Nitratidesulfovibrio sp. genome contains:
- the ahbD gene encoding heme b synthase, which produces MSHPQHPGDERKPNPQGGHPHGHSAGMGGHPASMGGHPATPQGGHPGGHPGGVGAPQMPRTLPDGTPTCKLIAWEVTRSCNLACKHCRAEAHEEPYPGEFSTAEAKALIDTFPQVGNPIIIFTGGDPMMRHDVYELIAYATGLGLRCVMSPNGTLITPETARMMKEAGVQRCSISIDGPDAASHDAFRGVPGAFDASLRGIEYLKQAGIEFQINTTVTRDNLGSFKDIFKLCERIGAAAWHIFLLVPTGRAAGLGDQVISATEYEEVLNWFYDFRKTTSMHLKATCAPHYYRIMRQRAKEEGVAVTPDTFGMDALTRGCLGGIGFCFISHVGQVQPCGYLELDCGNVRETPFPEIWRNTHHFKQFRDQEAYTGKCGPCEYHKVCGGCRARAYNMSGDHMAEEPLCSYTPRRTGACR
- the ahbA gene encoding siroheme decarboxylase subunit alpha, whose product is MTASPAESGAAPVIDTDTDTLDQTDKRILDVIQSDFPLESRPYAVIGEKCGITEAEALARVRAMKERRLIRRMGANFQSAKLGFRSTLCAAKVPDDAMDGFVAEVNRHVGVTHNYLRDHEYNIWFTCIGPSWDSVCATLAEITEKTGIPILNLPATKLFKIKVDFQMAE
- a CDS encoding DUF3995 domain-containing protein → MISTILATIATVSLAAITLLHGAWVLGSTLWLDRVIPRTPDSVGGRPLFAMPRGLTGAVTLVFALLALLPGLTLGWLPLPSPRVAPTLCLGAAFIFVVRAIGDFRYCGLFRRIRSTTFARWDARLYTPLCLLLAACYGLLGIAPH
- a CDS encoding RtcB family protein, with product MGRTTHKKHTGKRGAQPPPAEDSRRKQGKRGASGASGASGASGTSGVSRASGADRMAYASCTGVRHAPPRLSLTIPPDRLDAATWDQIESALALPCMVHLAVMPEAHAGYDLCIGGVALLDGHISPSFVGYDIGCGMCHVNTGLPADEVLPDETARQLLFDRLRLAIPVGTATRAPGEYDLPRFTSASGDAQLTDAVNARQSIQLATLGGGNHFLEVGVNKRGEIGLTVHSGSRRSGWDIGAWYMKQGRLLPLDSRLGRAYRQDMDWALDYALLNRRLMLEHALRALADVHRQLALTTRKRPARPAKPTGGTGNTDPNGPTVQPDANASAIPRTQPPLAEQEISLLLGRMINENHNHAVILNQTGPSGAPLVLHRKGATPADAGQPGVIPANQRDGVYVTEGLGNAEYLSSASHGAGRRMSRNEAQRTIPLERFRSQMLGIVCRADKGVLDEAPDAYKPIAEVLAAQDGVLVRIIDHFRPLVVLKG
- the qmoC gene encoding quinone-interacting membrane-bound oxidoreductase complex subunit QmoC is translated as MTQPVRIQPDLEFVKELQAVGGESLKKCYQCATCSVACPISPINNPYPRKEMVWASWGLKDKLLSDVDIWLCHNCGTCSDLCPRGAKPGDLLSALRNMTYARLTQPSVVGKWLSSAQYLPILVAIPAILWAVVWMIMASVNGSVFPEGEIVFGKLFPGDFTIDPIFILTFFTAVGILFKGTKNLIASFQPEGRTMMLGKTKHWVLHLVDVLLEEVVTHSKFKDCGADKSDRKVGHMTLMYAFVILAFVTAVVAVGHWGGKVIPAIAVHTPMPQTFPVKILANIGAVMLLVGLAILTVRRKALDPKKTSSNYYDWYLLGVIWVVAVTGVLSQLFRLAGIAPVAYSVYYVHLVAVWMLFAYLPWSKLGHLVYRTAALTYVRAMGRR
- a CDS encoding hydrogenase iron-sulfur subunit encodes the protein MATKIGVYFDQSSIGGGLDLESLADTVGGKWGDLTPVCKVFPVLADKKARDEIAADIEEEGLDGVLLCGASPRVDWDLYEFEGVLVDRVNLREQGVMSYKNPDGSLADPEAAPELLEMLVTDYVNMGVVRLQKTTAPDGSPSEGVRRILVLGGGWTGLTAAVNGSLAGHEVVLVEKEENLGGRALGLLKTVPLSHPYTDVHDTGIEKKIAAVQADDNITVYTKAKLAKLSGQPGDFTATIALASGEQEVKVGAVVLATGWQPQDTKVLAPFGYGSLQNVVTAAEFEKMAKTGTITARRVAFILNTALAEPADPYAELCAPEAPVEAPAPAEGEAAAPVVKDHESVRHLPISNAISSVVALKQAGYVCDAFEGGQAFILYDSMVVQGIHERFYKAAQDRLGVMMSKAEIRSITQAANGSLNVLCDKTLIGDDIEINVDMVVLPTGIVPATAKDPIVNFDYRQGPAFPDLELFEGYADSNYICFPYETRRTGVYAAGCVRQPMMLDAAEEDAVGATMKAIQCIESANKGVAVHPRSGDLSYPLFNFVRCTQCKRCTEECPFGALDDDEKGTPKPNPARCRRCGTCMGACPERVISFANYNIDQIGSMIREINVPPDMKKGGPRVIILACENDAYPALDMAALRGKHWSPYVRIIPVRCLGSVNAIWVADAMSKGIDGVMMLGCKYGDDYQCHFVKGSEICRRRKENIAETLNRLGVEPDRVEQYEVAIDEYDKLPGVIEDFMNMILEKGPNPFKGY
- a CDS encoding FAD-dependent oxidoreductase, with protein sequence MSNSILVVGGGFSGLTAAIEAAEVGYEVYIVEKTPFLGGRVAQLNKYFPKLCPPSCGLEIQFQRIKKNPRIKFFTQAEVTAVSGDAGNYTVKVHIEPRGTVPSSADLSLLASSLESDVDNEFELGLAKRKPLYMSVPFAFPSRFVLDKAALSRADELKVGKSAFCDMNEAPRDIELNVGSIVVATGWKPYDVTKLSNLGAGAYANCVSNMQLERLASASGPTAGQIKRPSDGKAPKKVAFVQCAGSRDQNHLNYCSYICCMASLKQALYVREQYPDAEVTVYYIDLRTPGRYDKFLRKVKADEKIALVKGKVAGVEEDAATGDVIVEVEDAVKGEKRKYRYDLVVLATGMQPSLAGQKLPFDVPVDEEGFIVGGEEKGIFAAGCAQKPLDVMRTAQSGTSAALKAIQTVRGR